The proteins below come from a single Corylus avellana chromosome ca3, CavTom2PMs-1.0 genomic window:
- the LOC132174915 gene encoding protein ROH1A has protein sequence MRATDNQGSFLNRISIRRNQVVSMDGNHEQELEDLDLFQKHVADRFSDLLSSTSDDDSVLSIAWLRKLLDAFLCCEAEFKAVLLMGRDPSQISKPPLDRLVPEFLDRVVKALDVCNAAAHGVESVRHYQKLAEIVVAAFEQKPIGDGQVRRAKKALNSLMLTLEDKEGSTHKSAERTWSFGRRGAPSNKDRSTAGNFRSLSWTMSKGWSAAKQIQAMSANLVAPRGGESSGLALPVYIMSTIMVFVMWALVAAIPCQERNGLLTHFPVPRQLGWAQSMIVLQDRIAEEWKKKKEKNKLAGLLEETQRLERLGLSLIEFSDSFQFPGEAERLEEVAAQVSELSEICKKMEEGLVPLQQQIREVFHRVVRSRTEILDVLDQGGKMSAPTM, from the coding sequence ATGCGTGCGACGGACAACCAGGGTTCGTTCCTGAACCGAATCAGTATCCGCCGGAACCAGGTGGTGTCCATGGACGGAAACCATGAGCAGGAGCTCGAGGACCTCGACCTCTTCCAGAAGCATGTCGCTGACCGCTTCTCCGATCTTCTGTCGTCCACCTCCGACGACGATTCCGTCCTCTCCATCGCCTGGCTCCGCAAGCTCCTCGACGCGTTTCTCTGCTGCGAGGCCGAATTCAAGGCTGTTCTGCTGATGGGTCGCGATCCTTCCCAGATTTCGAAGCCCCCACTGGACCGTCTCGTCCCTGAGTTCCTCGACCGCGTCGTGAAGGCGCTGGACGTCTGCAATGCTGCCGCGCACGGGGTCGAGTCGGTCAGACACTACCAGAAGCTGGCGGAGATCGTCGTCGCGGCGTTCGAACAGAAGCCGATCGGAGATGGGCAGGTACGGCGAGCCAAAAAGGCCTTGAATTCTCTGATGTTGACGCTCGAGGACAAAGAGGGGAGCACCCACAAGTCCGCCGAGCGAACCTGGTCGTTCGGTCGGCGAGGCGCGCCTTCGAACAAAGACCGATCCACCGCCGGGAATTTCCGGTCCTTGTCGTGGACCATGTCGAAGGGGTGGTCGGCGGCGAAGCAAATTCAGGCCATGTCGGCCAATCTGGTGGCGCCGCGTGGCGGGGAATCGTCGGGTCTGGCTTTGCCGGTGTACATAATGAGCACAATCATGGTTTTTGTGATGTGGGCTTTGGTCGCGGCGATACCGTGTCAGGAGAGAAACGGCTTGCTGACTCATTTCCCGGTGCCGAGACAACTGGGTTGGGCTCAGTCCATGATCGTTCTGCAAGACAGGATTGCTGAggagtggaagaagaagaaggagaagaacaAGTTGGCTGGTTTGCTGGAGGAGACGCAGAGGTTGGAGAGATTGGGGCTGTCTCTGATTGAGTTTTCCGACTCGTTTCAGTTCCCCGGCGAGGCGGAGCGCTTGGAGGAGGTGGCGGCTCAGGTGAGTGAATTGTCCGAGATTTGCAAGAAGATGGAAGAGGGATTAGTGCCTCTGCAGCAACAGATCAGAGAGGTTTTTCATAGGGTTGTGAGGAGCAGGACAGAAATTCTCGATGTGCTGGACCAAGGTGGGAAAATGTCTGCACCCACCATGTAA